Proteins encoded together in one Branchiostoma lanceolatum isolate klBraLanc5 chromosome 11, klBraLanc5.hap2, whole genome shotgun sequence window:
- the LOC136444717 gene encoding protein Hook homolog isoform X4, which yields MDKTELCECLVQWLQTFSLNAPHKTVEDLGDGVAMSEALCQIAPDYFSETWFGKIKQDAGENWRLRMSNLKKVLTGVLDFYSEVLGQQINDFTLPDVTSIAEHYDVEEMGRLLQLILGCAVNCDRKQEYIQNIMGMEEAVQHAVMNAIQELMNKEAPASPGVLPEVEKQLRDTVEELNEVRAAKEEIAQRCHELDMQVQQLMEENTLMKCEKDELSDKVNQVDGYEDTSFIETILSDASTPAGRRYIQLTHQVEQLQEETYRLESGRDEYRLKCEEMEKEILDLAGKNEELMALAAETQLLKDEMDILRQSAEKTSKYEQTIETYKKKLEDLADLRRTVKILEEKNTGYMQQTVELEEELRKANTLRSQLDMYKRQVQELHGKVSEETKRADKAEFELKRSTEKLDTVQKEKQRIVNERDTLKETNEELHCMQLQQGSLAGISDKVESPVGSPIPEVVPPEIKEKMIRLQHENKMLKLKAEGSDDERLAVSQAMLDDANARTNELETENRLANQRILELQGQLEDMQTEQEEVGSPAKDQDEFVSMSKVLPVVQSLLLVASFCFRTAEISLLNPAPLTSVCSVFAYLECRSDRLVL from the exons ATGGACAAGACGGAGCTGTGCGAGTGCCTGGTACAATGg CTACAGACATTCAGTCTGAATGCCCCACACAAGACAGTAGAGGACCTTGGTGATGGCGTTGCAATGAGTGAAGCACTGTGtcaaat TGCCCCAGACTATTTCAGTGAGACATGGTTCGGCAAGATAAAACAGGACGCCGGGGAAAACTGGAGACTCAGG ATGAGTAATTTGAAGAAGGTCCTTACAGGAGTGCTGGACTTTTACAGTGAG GTGCTGGGACAACAGATAAATGACTTCACCCTGCCAGATGTCACCTCCATTGCTGAGCACTATGATGTGGAGGAGATGGGACGACTGCTACAGCTGATTCTCGGCTGTGCAGTCAACTGTGATCGCAAACAGG AGTATATCCAGAACATCATGGGGATGGAAGAGGCAGTGCAGCATGCAGTCATGAACGCCATTCAGGAG CTGATGAACAAAGAGGCACCTGCATCACCCGGAGTCCTGCCTGAGGTGGAGAAACAGCTGAGAGACACCGTGGAAGAATTGAACGAG GTGCGTGCTGCTAAAGAGGAGATAGCCCAGCGCTGTCATGAGTTAGACATGCAGGTGCAGCAGCTGATGGAGGAAAACACCCTGATGAAATGCGAGAAGGACGAACTGTCCGACAAGGTCAACCAGGTGGATGGCTACGAAGACACCAG CTTTATAGAAACCATTCTGAGCGACGCCAG CACCCCAGCAGGCAGACGGTACATCCAGCTGACTCATCAGGTGGAACAACTGCAGGAGGAGACCTACAGGCTAGAGTCAG GGCGAGATGAGTACAGACTGAAGTGTGAGGAGATGGAGAAGGAGATCCTAGACCTAGCAGGGAAG AATGAAGAGCTAATGGCACTAGCTGCAGAGACACAGCTGTTAAAGGATGAGATGGACATACTCAGACAGTCTGCTGAGAAAACA TCCAAGTATGAGCAGACAATAGAAACATACAAGAAAAAATTGG AGGACTTGGCTGACTTAAGGAGAACTGTGAAGATCTTGGAGGAAAAGAACACAGGTTACATGCAGCAAACAGTTGAACTAGAGGAG GAACTGAGAAAAGCGAACACACTGCGCTCACAGCTGGACATGTACAAGAGACAGGTGCAGGAGTTACACGGTAAGGTGTCGGAGGAAACCAAGAGGGCTGACAAGGCGGAGTTTGAGCTGAAAAGGTCAACAGAAAAACTGGACACTGTTCAGAAGGAGAAACAA AGAATAGTCAACGAACGGGACACACTAAAGGAGACAAACGAGGAACTACACTGCATGCAGCTTCAGCAGG GGTCTCTAGCAGGCATCAGTGATAAAGTAGAGTCTCCTGTTGGCTCCCCCATCCCAGAAGTGGTACCACCCGAAATCAA AGAGAAGATGATTCGCTTACAGCACGAGAACAAGATGCTGAAGCTGAAGGCGGAGGGTTCGGACGACGAGAGACTTGCGGTTTCCCAGGCGATGTTGGACGATGCCAACGCCAGGACGAACGAACTTGAGACAGAGAACAG GTTGGCCAACCAGAGGATTCTGGAACTCCAAGGTCAGTTGGAGGACATGCAGACCGAGCAGGAAGAGGTCGGGTCACCTGCTAAAGACCAGGAT GAGTTTGTAAGTATGAGTAAGGTTTTGCCTGTAGTGCAGAGCTTGCTTCTTGTGGCTTCCTTTTGTTTCCGCACAGCTGAAATCTCACTGCTTAATCCTGCGCCACTAACATCAGTGTGTAGTGTGTTTGCGTATTTAGAGTGCAGAAGTGATCGTTTGGTTCTTTGA
- the LOC136444717 gene encoding protein Hook homolog isoform X2 gives MDKTELCECLVQWLQTFSLNAPHKTVEDLGDGVAMSEALCQIAPDYFSETWFGKIKQDAGENWRLRMSNLKKVLTGVLDFYSEVLGQQINDFTLPDVTSIAEHYDVEEMGRLLQLILGCAVNCDRKQEYIQNIMGMEEAVQHAVMNAIQELMNKEAPASPGVLPEVEKQLRDTVEELNEVRAAKEEIAQRCHELDMQVQQLMEENTLMKCEKDELSDKVNQVDGYEDTSFIETILSDASTPAGRRYIQLTHQVEQLQEETYRLESGRDEYRLKCEEMEKEILDLAGKNEELMALAAETQLLKDEMDILRQSAEKTSKYEQTIETYKKKLEDLADLRRTVKILEEKNTGYMQQTVELEEELRKANTLRSQLDMYKRQVQELHGKVSEETKRADKAEFELKRSTEKLDTVQKEKQRIVNERDTLKETNEELHCMQLQQGSLAGISDKVESPVGSPIPEVVPPEIKEKMIRLQHENKMLKLKAEGSDDERLAVSQAMLDDANARTNELETENRLANQRILELQGQLEDMQTEQEEVGSPAKDQDSVALRKKLEEHMEKLKDADSQLQKKKEYIDNLEPKVSSSAEKIQQLQEMLNKKDDDMKAMEERYKRYLEKAKSVIRTLDPKQNQSSTPEVQALKNQLTEKERLIDHLERDHEKAKLTREQEEKLIVSAWYNMGAQLHRKAVEGRLANGGPMQGGQSFLARQRQATSRRTTVSTTHPGHASGDVLP, from the exons ATGGACAAGACGGAGCTGTGCGAGTGCCTGGTACAATGg CTACAGACATTCAGTCTGAATGCCCCACACAAGACAGTAGAGGACCTTGGTGATGGCGTTGCAATGAGTGAAGCACTGTGtcaaat TGCCCCAGACTATTTCAGTGAGACATGGTTCGGCAAGATAAAACAGGACGCCGGGGAAAACTGGAGACTCAGG ATGAGTAATTTGAAGAAGGTCCTTACAGGAGTGCTGGACTTTTACAGTGAG GTGCTGGGACAACAGATAAATGACTTCACCCTGCCAGATGTCACCTCCATTGCTGAGCACTATGATGTGGAGGAGATGGGACGACTGCTACAGCTGATTCTCGGCTGTGCAGTCAACTGTGATCGCAAACAGG AGTATATCCAGAACATCATGGGGATGGAAGAGGCAGTGCAGCATGCAGTCATGAACGCCATTCAGGAG CTGATGAACAAAGAGGCACCTGCATCACCCGGAGTCCTGCCTGAGGTGGAGAAACAGCTGAGAGACACCGTGGAAGAATTGAACGAG GTGCGTGCTGCTAAAGAGGAGATAGCCCAGCGCTGTCATGAGTTAGACATGCAGGTGCAGCAGCTGATGGAGGAAAACACCCTGATGAAATGCGAGAAGGACGAACTGTCCGACAAGGTCAACCAGGTGGATGGCTACGAAGACACCAG CTTTATAGAAACCATTCTGAGCGACGCCAG CACCCCAGCAGGCAGACGGTACATCCAGCTGACTCATCAGGTGGAACAACTGCAGGAGGAGACCTACAGGCTAGAGTCAG GGCGAGATGAGTACAGACTGAAGTGTGAGGAGATGGAGAAGGAGATCCTAGACCTAGCAGGGAAG AATGAAGAGCTAATGGCACTAGCTGCAGAGACACAGCTGTTAAAGGATGAGATGGACATACTCAGACAGTCTGCTGAGAAAACA TCCAAGTATGAGCAGACAATAGAAACATACAAGAAAAAATTGG AGGACTTGGCTGACTTAAGGAGAACTGTGAAGATCTTGGAGGAAAAGAACACAGGTTACATGCAGCAAACAGTTGAACTAGAGGAG GAACTGAGAAAAGCGAACACACTGCGCTCACAGCTGGACATGTACAAGAGACAGGTGCAGGAGTTACACGGTAAGGTGTCGGAGGAAACCAAGAGGGCTGACAAGGCGGAGTTTGAGCTGAAAAGGTCAACAGAAAAACTGGACACTGTTCAGAAGGAGAAACAA AGAATAGTCAACGAACGGGACACACTAAAGGAGACAAACGAGGAACTACACTGCATGCAGCTTCAGCAGG GGTCTCTAGCAGGCATCAGTGATAAAGTAGAGTCTCCTGTTGGCTCCCCCATCCCAGAAGTGGTACCACCCGAAATCAA AGAGAAGATGATTCGCTTACAGCACGAGAACAAGATGCTGAAGCTGAAGGCGGAGGGTTCGGACGACGAGAGACTTGCGGTTTCCCAGGCGATGTTGGACGATGCCAACGCCAGGACGAACGAACTTGAGACAGAGAACAG GTTGGCCAACCAGAGGATTCTGGAACTCCAAGGTCAGTTGGAGGACATGCAGACCGAGCAGGAAGAGGTCGGGTCACCTGCTAAAGACCAGGAT TCGGTTGCCTTGAGGAAAAAGCTTGAGGAACACAT GGAAAAGCTAAAAGATGCAGACTCCCAGctgcagaagaagaaggagTACATCGACAACCTGGAGCCTAAAGTCTCCTCCAGTG CGGAGAAGATTCAGCAGCTTCAGGAGATGCTGAATAAGAAGGATGACGACATGAAGGCCATGGAGGAGCGGTACAAGCGCTACCTGGAGAAGGCCAAGAGT GTGATCCGAACACTTGACCCCAAGCAGAACCAGTCATCGACCCCAGAGGTGCAGGCACTGAAGAACCAGCTGACTGAGAAGGAGCGACTTATCGACCATCTAGAG AGAGATCATGAGAAGGCCAAGCTGACGAGAGAACAGGAAGAAAAACTTATTGTATCCGCCTGGTATAACATG GGGGCGCAGCTGCACAGGAAAGCGGTAGAGGGTAGACTGGCCAACGGTGGGCCGATGCAGGGGGGACAGTCCTTCCTCGCCCGGCAACGGCAGGCCACGTCGCGCCGGACTACGGTCTCCACGACGCATCCCGGTCATGCTAG tgGTGATGTGTTGCCATAG
- the LOC136444717 gene encoding protein Hook homolog isoform X3, whose product MDKTELCECLVQWLQTFSLNAPHKTVEDLGDGVAMSEALCQIAPDYFSETWFGKIKQDAGENWRLRMSNLKKVLTGVLDFYSEVLGQQINDFTLPDVTSIAEHYDVEEMGRLLQLILGCAVNCDRKQEYIQNIMGMEEAVQHAVMNAIQELMNKEAPASPGVLPEVEKQLRDTVEELNEVRAAKEEIAQRCHELDMQVQQLMEENTLMKCEKDELSDKVNQVDGYEDTSTPAGRRYIQLTHQVEQLQEETYRLESGRDEYRLKCEEMEKEILDLAGKNEELMALAAETQLLKDEMDILRQSAEKTSKYEQTIETYKKKLEDLADLRRTVKILEEKNTGYMQQTVELEEELRKANTLRSQLDMYKRQVQELHGKVSEETKRADKAEFELKRSTEKLDTVQKEKQRIVNERDTLKETNEELHCMQLQQGSLAGISDKVESPVGSPIPEVVPPEIKEKMIRLQHENKMLKLKAEGSDDERLAVSQAMLDDANARTNELETENRLANQRILELQGQLEDMQTEQEEVGSPAKDQDSVALRKKLEEHMEKLKDADSQLQKKKEYIDNLEPKVSSSAEKIQQLQEMLNKKDDDMKAMEERYKRYLEKAKSVIRTLDPKQNQSSTPEVQALKNQLTEKERLIDHLERDHEKAKLTREQEEKLIVSAWYNMGAQLHRKAVEGRLANGGPMQGGQSFLARQRQATSRRTTVSTTHPGHARSVNFVN is encoded by the exons ATGGACAAGACGGAGCTGTGCGAGTGCCTGGTACAATGg CTACAGACATTCAGTCTGAATGCCCCACACAAGACAGTAGAGGACCTTGGTGATGGCGTTGCAATGAGTGAAGCACTGTGtcaaat TGCCCCAGACTATTTCAGTGAGACATGGTTCGGCAAGATAAAACAGGACGCCGGGGAAAACTGGAGACTCAGG ATGAGTAATTTGAAGAAGGTCCTTACAGGAGTGCTGGACTTTTACAGTGAG GTGCTGGGACAACAGATAAATGACTTCACCCTGCCAGATGTCACCTCCATTGCTGAGCACTATGATGTGGAGGAGATGGGACGACTGCTACAGCTGATTCTCGGCTGTGCAGTCAACTGTGATCGCAAACAGG AGTATATCCAGAACATCATGGGGATGGAAGAGGCAGTGCAGCATGCAGTCATGAACGCCATTCAGGAG CTGATGAACAAAGAGGCACCTGCATCACCCGGAGTCCTGCCTGAGGTGGAGAAACAGCTGAGAGACACCGTGGAAGAATTGAACGAG GTGCGTGCTGCTAAAGAGGAGATAGCCCAGCGCTGTCATGAGTTAGACATGCAGGTGCAGCAGCTGATGGAGGAAAACACCCTGATGAAATGCGAGAAGGACGAACTGTCCGACAAGGTCAACCAGGTGGATGGCTACGAAGACACCAG CACCCCAGCAGGCAGACGGTACATCCAGCTGACTCATCAGGTGGAACAACTGCAGGAGGAGACCTACAGGCTAGAGTCAG GGCGAGATGAGTACAGACTGAAGTGTGAGGAGATGGAGAAGGAGATCCTAGACCTAGCAGGGAAG AATGAAGAGCTAATGGCACTAGCTGCAGAGACACAGCTGTTAAAGGATGAGATGGACATACTCAGACAGTCTGCTGAGAAAACA TCCAAGTATGAGCAGACAATAGAAACATACAAGAAAAAATTGG AGGACTTGGCTGACTTAAGGAGAACTGTGAAGATCTTGGAGGAAAAGAACACAGGTTACATGCAGCAAACAGTTGAACTAGAGGAG GAACTGAGAAAAGCGAACACACTGCGCTCACAGCTGGACATGTACAAGAGACAGGTGCAGGAGTTACACGGTAAGGTGTCGGAGGAAACCAAGAGGGCTGACAAGGCGGAGTTTGAGCTGAAAAGGTCAACAGAAAAACTGGACACTGTTCAGAAGGAGAAACAA AGAATAGTCAACGAACGGGACACACTAAAGGAGACAAACGAGGAACTACACTGCATGCAGCTTCAGCAGG GGTCTCTAGCAGGCATCAGTGATAAAGTAGAGTCTCCTGTTGGCTCCCCCATCCCAGAAGTGGTACCACCCGAAATCAA AGAGAAGATGATTCGCTTACAGCACGAGAACAAGATGCTGAAGCTGAAGGCGGAGGGTTCGGACGACGAGAGACTTGCGGTTTCCCAGGCGATGTTGGACGATGCCAACGCCAGGACGAACGAACTTGAGACAGAGAACAG GTTGGCCAACCAGAGGATTCTGGAACTCCAAGGTCAGTTGGAGGACATGCAGACCGAGCAGGAAGAGGTCGGGTCACCTGCTAAAGACCAGGAT TCGGTTGCCTTGAGGAAAAAGCTTGAGGAACACAT GGAAAAGCTAAAAGATGCAGACTCCCAGctgcagaagaagaaggagTACATCGACAACCTGGAGCCTAAAGTCTCCTCCAGTG CGGAGAAGATTCAGCAGCTTCAGGAGATGCTGAATAAGAAGGATGACGACATGAAGGCCATGGAGGAGCGGTACAAGCGCTACCTGGAGAAGGCCAAGAGT GTGATCCGAACACTTGACCCCAAGCAGAACCAGTCATCGACCCCAGAGGTGCAGGCACTGAAGAACCAGCTGACTGAGAAGGAGCGACTTATCGACCATCTAGAG AGAGATCATGAGAAGGCCAAGCTGACGAGAGAACAGGAAGAAAAACTTATTGTATCCGCCTGGTATAACATG GGGGCGCAGCTGCACAGGAAAGCGGTAGAGGGTAGACTGGCCAACGGTGGGCCGATGCAGGGGGGACAGTCCTTCCTCGCCCGGCAACGGCAGGCCACGTCGCGCCGGACTACGGTCTCCACGACGCATCCCGGTCATGCTAGGTCTGTAAACTTTGTCAACTGA
- the LOC136444717 gene encoding protein Hook homolog isoform X1 translates to MDKTELCECLVQWLQTFSLNAPHKTVEDLGDGVAMSEALCQIAPDYFSETWFGKIKQDAGENWRLRMSNLKKVLTGVLDFYSEVLGQQINDFTLPDVTSIAEHYDVEEMGRLLQLILGCAVNCDRKQEYIQNIMGMEEAVQHAVMNAIQELMNKEAPASPGVLPEVEKQLRDTVEELNEVRAAKEEIAQRCHELDMQVQQLMEENTLMKCEKDELSDKVNQVDGYEDTSFIETILSDASTPAGRRYIQLTHQVEQLQEETYRLESGRDEYRLKCEEMEKEILDLAGKNEELMALAAETQLLKDEMDILRQSAEKTSKYEQTIETYKKKLEDLADLRRTVKILEEKNTGYMQQTVELEEELRKANTLRSQLDMYKRQVQELHGKVSEETKRADKAEFELKRSTEKLDTVQKEKQRIVNERDTLKETNEELHCMQLQQGSLAGISDKVESPVGSPIPEVVPPEIKEKMIRLQHENKMLKLKAEGSDDERLAVSQAMLDDANARTNELETENRLANQRILELQGQLEDMQTEQEEVGSPAKDQDSVALRKKLEEHMEKLKDADSQLQKKKEYIDNLEPKVSSSAEKIQQLQEMLNKKDDDMKAMEERYKRYLEKAKSVIRTLDPKQNQSSTPEVQALKNQLTEKERLIDHLERDHEKAKLTREQEEKLIVSAWYNMGAQLHRKAVEGRLANGGPMQGGQSFLARQRQATSRRTTVSTTHPGHARSVNFVN, encoded by the exons ATGGACAAGACGGAGCTGTGCGAGTGCCTGGTACAATGg CTACAGACATTCAGTCTGAATGCCCCACACAAGACAGTAGAGGACCTTGGTGATGGCGTTGCAATGAGTGAAGCACTGTGtcaaat TGCCCCAGACTATTTCAGTGAGACATGGTTCGGCAAGATAAAACAGGACGCCGGGGAAAACTGGAGACTCAGG ATGAGTAATTTGAAGAAGGTCCTTACAGGAGTGCTGGACTTTTACAGTGAG GTGCTGGGACAACAGATAAATGACTTCACCCTGCCAGATGTCACCTCCATTGCTGAGCACTATGATGTGGAGGAGATGGGACGACTGCTACAGCTGATTCTCGGCTGTGCAGTCAACTGTGATCGCAAACAGG AGTATATCCAGAACATCATGGGGATGGAAGAGGCAGTGCAGCATGCAGTCATGAACGCCATTCAGGAG CTGATGAACAAAGAGGCACCTGCATCACCCGGAGTCCTGCCTGAGGTGGAGAAACAGCTGAGAGACACCGTGGAAGAATTGAACGAG GTGCGTGCTGCTAAAGAGGAGATAGCCCAGCGCTGTCATGAGTTAGACATGCAGGTGCAGCAGCTGATGGAGGAAAACACCCTGATGAAATGCGAGAAGGACGAACTGTCCGACAAGGTCAACCAGGTGGATGGCTACGAAGACACCAG CTTTATAGAAACCATTCTGAGCGACGCCAG CACCCCAGCAGGCAGACGGTACATCCAGCTGACTCATCAGGTGGAACAACTGCAGGAGGAGACCTACAGGCTAGAGTCAG GGCGAGATGAGTACAGACTGAAGTGTGAGGAGATGGAGAAGGAGATCCTAGACCTAGCAGGGAAG AATGAAGAGCTAATGGCACTAGCTGCAGAGACACAGCTGTTAAAGGATGAGATGGACATACTCAGACAGTCTGCTGAGAAAACA TCCAAGTATGAGCAGACAATAGAAACATACAAGAAAAAATTGG AGGACTTGGCTGACTTAAGGAGAACTGTGAAGATCTTGGAGGAAAAGAACACAGGTTACATGCAGCAAACAGTTGAACTAGAGGAG GAACTGAGAAAAGCGAACACACTGCGCTCACAGCTGGACATGTACAAGAGACAGGTGCAGGAGTTACACGGTAAGGTGTCGGAGGAAACCAAGAGGGCTGACAAGGCGGAGTTTGAGCTGAAAAGGTCAACAGAAAAACTGGACACTGTTCAGAAGGAGAAACAA AGAATAGTCAACGAACGGGACACACTAAAGGAGACAAACGAGGAACTACACTGCATGCAGCTTCAGCAGG GGTCTCTAGCAGGCATCAGTGATAAAGTAGAGTCTCCTGTTGGCTCCCCCATCCCAGAAGTGGTACCACCCGAAATCAA AGAGAAGATGATTCGCTTACAGCACGAGAACAAGATGCTGAAGCTGAAGGCGGAGGGTTCGGACGACGAGAGACTTGCGGTTTCCCAGGCGATGTTGGACGATGCCAACGCCAGGACGAACGAACTTGAGACAGAGAACAG GTTGGCCAACCAGAGGATTCTGGAACTCCAAGGTCAGTTGGAGGACATGCAGACCGAGCAGGAAGAGGTCGGGTCACCTGCTAAAGACCAGGAT TCGGTTGCCTTGAGGAAAAAGCTTGAGGAACACAT GGAAAAGCTAAAAGATGCAGACTCCCAGctgcagaagaagaaggagTACATCGACAACCTGGAGCCTAAAGTCTCCTCCAGTG CGGAGAAGATTCAGCAGCTTCAGGAGATGCTGAATAAGAAGGATGACGACATGAAGGCCATGGAGGAGCGGTACAAGCGCTACCTGGAGAAGGCCAAGAGT GTGATCCGAACACTTGACCCCAAGCAGAACCAGTCATCGACCCCAGAGGTGCAGGCACTGAAGAACCAGCTGACTGAGAAGGAGCGACTTATCGACCATCTAGAG AGAGATCATGAGAAGGCCAAGCTGACGAGAGAACAGGAAGAAAAACTTATTGTATCCGCCTGGTATAACATG GGGGCGCAGCTGCACAGGAAAGCGGTAGAGGGTAGACTGGCCAACGGTGGGCCGATGCAGGGGGGACAGTCCTTCCTCGCCCGGCAACGGCAGGCCACGTCGCGCCGGACTACGGTCTCCACGACGCATCCCGGTCATGCTAGGTCTGTAAACTTTGTCAACTGA